From the Lolium rigidum isolate FL_2022 chromosome 2, APGP_CSIRO_Lrig_0.1, whole genome shotgun sequence genome, one window contains:
- the LOC124690299 gene encoding uncharacterized protein LOC124690299 — translation MGVVALPARRVRVGRAPPDRTHCAERQSALEKSVWCFAEELGDEDIDPCLGTTFDSLSEAYDFYNLYSWEHDFGIRYGKSRLNSAKTKCIQELVCGCSGKPTGENTRSCHCECPAMIRLLRSADNGCYNTEHRVTHNHVLMETCGEIAF, via the exons ATGGGGGTGGTGGCGTTGCCGGCCCGGAG AGTTCGCGTCGGCCGAGCACCGCCAGATAGAACTCATTGCGCGGAACGGCAAAGCGCATTAGAGAAGTCAGTATGGTGTTTCGCGGAGGAACTCGGTGATGAGGACATCGACCCCTGCCTGGGTACAACTTTTGACTCGCTTAGTGAGGCGTATGATTTCTATAATCTGTATTCCTGGGAACATGATTTTGGGATCAGATATGGGAAGAGCCGGTTGAATTCAGCAAAGACGAAGTGCATCCAAGAACTCGTCTGCGGGTGCTCG GGGAAGCCCACTGGTGAAAATACAAGGTCTTGCCATTGTGAATGCCCAGCAATGATACGGCTGCTGAGATCTGCAGACAATGGGTGCTACAATACGGAGCATAGAGTAACCCACAATCATGTGCTGATGGAGACATGTGGTGAGATTGCATTCTGA